The genomic region TGCGCGCCTCCTCGATGCACCACTCCGAGTACTGCTCGGGATGCCGGTCGATCGCCTCGAGGAACGCCTCCCACGGCGTCCACCGCACCGCCTCGACCTCGTCGGGATTGATGCGGGGCTCGCGGTCCACGAGCCCCACCAGGATCGGGCAGATCTCGTTCTCCATGGTCCCGTCCCGGGTGAAGCAGTATCGATACGGCGCCACCTCCTCGAGCACGGTCGGGTCGAGCGCGAGCTCGTAGCGCAGCCGGCGTCGCGCCGCGTCGAGATTGGATTCCCCAAGTCCGGGATGGCCGCAGCAGCTGTTCGACCACATGAGCGGCCACGTGCGCTTCGTGCGGGCGCGCTGCTGGAGCAGCAGGTGACGGTCGCGGTCGCGGAAGACGAAGGAAGAAAATGCCCGGTGCAGGGGCGTTCGGGCCTGGTGCACCTCGCCCTTCGGCATGGTGCCGACGACGTTGTTTGCCTCGTCCACCAGGACCACCAGTTCCATACCGGGGCACGGATGCTCGAACCGCCGAGCGGTTCGAAGTATAGCCCAGCCGGGCGGCCGCGGCCATCGCCGGCCACGCCCGGCGGTCAGAAATCGCGATCGACGACGAAATCCGCGATGAGGGCGAGCGTCTCGCGGTCCGCGCACTCCGGGAACGACTGCAGCGCGCTCTTCGCGGTCTGGGCGTAGACGTGGGCGCGGTCGAGCGCGTACTCCACGCCCTTGTGCTTCATCACCGCGAGGCGGATCTCCTCGACCTGCTCCGGGTCCGGCGCGCGGAGGGCGAGCAGGTCCTGGATGCGGTCGCGCTCGGGCCCGGCCGCGCGGTCGAGGGCCGCGATGAGGGGCAGGGTGATCTTGCCCTCGCGCAGGTCCGCGCCCACCGCCTTCCCGAGGCGCGCCTGGTCCGCCACGAAGTCGAGCGAGTCGTCGCTGATCTGGAACGCGATCCCGATGTCGAGACCGTAGCGGCTGAGCCCGTCGAGCTGCTCCGGCGCGCTCTCGCCGAGGAGGCCCCCGATGCGGCAGCACGCCGAGATGAACGAGGCGGTCTTCTGGGTGACGATCTGCAGGTAGTCCGCCTCGGTGGTCACGCCCGCCCGCTTGCGCTCGAGCTGGAAGACCTCCGCCTCGGTCATGGACACGGTGGCACCCGCGAGGGTCTCCAGCACCCGCAGGTCGCGGTCCTGCACCATGAGGGCGAACGACTTGGCGTAGAGGTAGTCGCCGACCAGCACCGAGGCATCGTCTCCCCAGCGGGCGTTGACCGAGGGCCGCCCGCGACGCAGAGGCGCATGATCCACCACGTCGTCGTGCACGAGGGTGGCGGTGTGGAGCAATTCCAGCACGCAGCCCATGTGCACCGCCCGCGGCCCCCGGTACCCGGCGAGCCGCGCCGCCATCAGGAGCAGGATCGGGCGCAGGCGCTTGCCGCCCGCGCCCGCGATGAACCCGCCGATCTCGCGGATGAGCCCCGCCGACGTGCCGATCTGCGACGCGATCATCTCGTCGATCGCGCGCAGCTCGGCGCCGACCGCGGCCGCGACGCGCTCCTTCAGGAGGGTGTCTCGCCGGGAGGATGCCTTCATCGCGGGGAGCAGGATAGCAGATCCGACGAGCCGGGCAAGGGCGGGGCGTCGAGCCGCGTTGCGGCCCGCATGACTTGACCAGGCGCCTCCACGGGGCGCAAGATGACTCGAGATCGCGGCCGGGTCGGCCCCCCTACGCTCGAGGAGGATAGCGAATGAGCGCACCCGATATTCCCACCGAGTACACGATCCACATCGAGAATGTCGACAACGACCTGCTGAGCAACATCCGCATCATGGAGGTCCAGCCGGTCACCCTGCAGGGCGGCGCCACCGCCATCAAGACCGAGAGCAGGATGGAGGGCGGCACCAACCCGATCAAGACCGAGAGCAAGGTGGAGACCGACAGCAGTATCTCGATCATGAAGCTGCCCCAGATCGACCTGCAGCTCGGGATGCGTCCCACCCGCGTGCACATGCCGGTCGGCCTCAAGTTCTGCGTGTCCCTGCT from Candidatus Methylomirabilota bacterium harbors:
- the idi gene encoding isopentenyl-diphosphate Delta-isomerase, translating into MELVVLVDEANNVVGTMPKGEVHQARTPLHRAFSSFVFRDRDRHLLLQQRARTKRTWPLMWSNSCCGHPGLGESNLDAARRRLRYELALDPTVLEEVAPYRYCFTRDGTMENEICPILVGLVDREPRINPDEVEAVRWTPWEAFLEAIDRHPEQYSEWCIEEARILANTPRCREILRR
- a CDS encoding polyprenyl synthetase family protein, whose protein sequence is MKASSRRDTLLKERVAAAVGAELRAIDEMIASQIGTSAGLIREIGGFIAGAGGKRLRPILLLMAARLAGYRGPRAVHMGCVLELLHTATLVHDDVVDHAPLRRGRPSVNARWGDDASVLVGDYLYAKSFALMVQDRDLRVLETLAGATVSMTEAEVFQLERKRAGVTTEADYLQIVTQKTASFISACCRIGGLLGESAPEQLDGLSRYGLDIGIAFQISDDSLDFVADQARLGKAVGADLREGKITLPLIAALDRAAGPERDRIQDLLALRAPDPEQVEEIRLAVMKHKGVEYALDRAHVYAQTAKSALQSFPECADRETLALIADFVVDRDF